From Bacillus basilensis, a single genomic window includes:
- a CDS encoding DMT family transporter → MKQTILGAICLSLAASIWGGMYVVSKYVLDFIPPLTLVWLRFIIAFVVLYSILKIAEKKQKKKVTIRKKDWLLFAWIGFIGYFISITCQFIGTKLSDAHTGSLVTSATPAFMVIFAAIILKEKLTARRLLSTIIATIGVIIVIGWDIEIGSYFIGTIILVGAAITWALLSIYVKIAAAKFSSLVITTYAIFFSLFFITPFMVWEFQTNPIEDLNMYVVLGVLYLGIVSTAGAFFLWNKGLELMDASIGSLFFFFQPIVGSLLGWLLLNETLNSNFFIGGILIICSVLITTFEKK, encoded by the coding sequence ATGAAACAAACAATTTTAGGCGCTATATGCTTATCACTAGCAGCAAGTATATGGGGTGGTATGTATGTTGTTAGTAAATACGTACTCGATTTCATCCCACCACTAACACTCGTTTGGCTACGTTTTATTATCGCTTTTGTTGTTTTATATAGTATTTTGAAAATAGCTGAGAAAAAGCAAAAGAAAAAAGTAACCATTCGTAAAAAAGATTGGCTATTATTCGCTTGGATTGGATTTATCGGATATTTCATTTCGATCACTTGTCAATTTATCGGAACAAAATTATCCGACGCTCATACAGGCTCGTTAGTAACATCAGCTACACCTGCATTTATGGTTATATTTGCAGCGATTATTTTAAAAGAAAAACTAACCGCTCGTAGACTGCTATCTACTATAATAGCGACAATCGGTGTCATTATCGTAATCGGATGGGATATTGAAATTGGCTCCTATTTTATCGGAACAATCATATTAGTTGGGGCCGCTATTACGTGGGCTTTACTATCTATTTATGTGAAGATTGCTGCAGCCAAATTTTCATCTTTAGTTATTACAACATACGCTATATTCTTTTCACTCTTTTTTATTACACCTTTTATGGTATGGGAATTTCAAACAAACCCGATTGAAGATTTGAACATGTATGTAGTATTAGGCGTACTTTATTTAGGAATCGTCTCAACAGCAGGTGCCTTTTTCCTTTGGAATAAAGGATTAGAATTAATGGATGCAAGCATCGGTTCCTTATTTTTCTTCTTCCAACCTATCGTTGGATCATTGCTCGGTTGGCTACTCTTAAATGAGACATTAAATAGTAACTTTTTTATTGGTGGTATTCTTATTATATGTAGCGTTTTAATTACTACTTTTGAAAAGAAATGA
- a CDS encoding pentapeptide repeat-containing protein has translation MTNHNDHLKANCEKCFGLCCVALPFAASVDFAVNKDGGKPCSNLQSDYKCSIHKDLRGKGYKGCTVFECFGAGQKISQVTFNGIDWRKDTKHARKMYDAFPVMHQLHEMLWYLNEAILLKATQPIHKDLKEAIEETERLSNLSPDELMKINVPLHRAEVNVLLLETSELVWKEMNATRKKRIIHRGADLMGANLKKKNLQGANLRGAYLIAANLNGADLRGADLIGADLRDADIRGADFTNSIFLTQVQVNAARGDKYTKLPKLLSRPSHWSA, from the coding sequence TTGACTAATCATAACGATCATTTAAAAGCAAACTGTGAAAAATGCTTCGGTCTATGTTGCGTGGCGTTGCCGTTCGCAGCATCGGTAGATTTTGCGGTGAATAAAGATGGTGGTAAACCATGTTCTAATTTACAGTCAGATTATAAATGTAGCATACATAAAGATCTTAGAGGAAAAGGTTATAAAGGTTGTACAGTATTTGAATGTTTTGGCGCTGGACAGAAAATTTCTCAGGTTACATTTAACGGGATTGATTGGCGGAAAGATACTAAGCATGCGAGAAAAATGTACGATGCTTTTCCAGTTATGCATCAGCTTCATGAAATGCTTTGGTATTTGAATGAGGCTATTCTATTAAAGGCGACGCAGCCAATTCATAAAGATCTGAAGGAAGCAATTGAAGAGACTGAGCGTCTATCAAATTTAAGTCCAGATGAGTTAATGAAAATAAATGTTCCATTACATCGTGCAGAAGTAAATGTTTTACTTTTAGAAACGAGTGAGTTAGTTTGGAAGGAAATGAATGCTACACGTAAGAAACGGATTATTCACCGCGGAGCAGATCTTATGGGAGCAAACCTGAAAAAGAAAAATTTACAAGGCGCGAATTTAAGGGGTGCTTATTTAATTGCGGCGAACTTAAATGGTGCAGATTTACGCGGGGCGGATCTCATCGGAGCAGATTTAAGAGATGCAGATATTCGGGGAGCAGACTTTACAAATAGTATTTTTCTTACGCAAGTTCAAGTTAATGCGGCGAGAGGGGATAAATATACGAAATTGCCGAAATTGTTGTCCCGTCCATCGCATTGGAGTGCGTAA
- a CDS encoding DUF1272 domain-containing protein has product MALQMKTNCQICDQSLEQDSEAYICVYECTFCAPCTEERHNVCPNCGGELVRRPKKKQ; this is encoded by the coding sequence ATGGCACTACAAATGAAAACAAACTGTCAAATTTGCGACCAATCGCTCGAGCAAGATTCTGAAGCTTACATTTGCGTGTATGAATGTACATTTTGCGCACCGTGTACAGAAGAAAGACATAACGTTTGTCCAAACTGCGGCGGCGAGTTAGTACGCAGACCGAAAAAGAAACAGTAA
- a CDS encoding lactonase family protein: protein MKENKEFIGYVGTYTKENSEGIYKFTLDTEAKKISNVTLAAKLDNPTYVTINRNNEYLYSVVKEGESGGVAAYSIDSKTGELKEEHRQVVEGASPCHVSVDSGNHTVVTANYHKGTIESFEVNEEDGTVNPAASIMAHEGSGPNKERQEKPHAHYAGYTPDEKYVVGVDLGIDKLITYEIKDSTLTEVNSLSVNPGSGPRHITFHPNGKYAYVMTELSSEVIVLTYNPSEGAFTELQYISTIPEAFDENNQGSAIHISSDGSFVYAGNRGHNSIAVFSVDQNSGELTFVEHTSTEGNWPRDFVLDPTEKFLVATNEKSHNLVLFSRNETTGKLTLLQSDVVVPEPVCVKFLNI, encoded by the coding sequence ATGAAGGAAAACAAAGAGTTTATTGGATATGTTGGAACATACACGAAAGAAAATAGTGAAGGAATATATAAGTTTACTTTAGATACGGAAGCCAAAAAAATTAGTAATGTAACACTTGCGGCAAAGCTGGATAACCCTACATATGTAACGATTAACCGAAATAATGAATATCTCTATTCTGTTGTTAAGGAAGGCGAATCTGGTGGTGTAGCTGCTTATTCGATTGATAGTAAAACTGGGGAGCTAAAGGAAGAACATAGACAAGTAGTAGAAGGGGCTTCCCCTTGTCATGTGAGTGTTGATAGTGGAAATCATACAGTAGTTACAGCAAATTACCATAAAGGAACGATTGAGTCTTTTGAAGTAAATGAAGAAGATGGAACTGTAAATCCTGCCGCATCTATTATGGCACATGAAGGTTCAGGTCCGAATAAAGAAAGACAAGAAAAACCACATGCACATTACGCGGGATATACTCCTGATGAAAAATATGTAGTGGGCGTTGATTTAGGGATAGATAAATTAATTACGTATGAAATAAAAGATAGTACATTAACAGAAGTGAATAGCTTGTCTGTAAATCCAGGAAGTGGTCCGAGACATATTACTTTTCATCCAAATGGAAAGTATGCGTATGTGATGACTGAGCTTAGTTCAGAGGTTATTGTGTTAACATATAATCCGTCAGAAGGGGCCTTTACAGAATTACAGTATATTTCTACCATTCCTGAAGCATTTGATGAAAATAATCAAGGAAGTGCGATTCATATTTCTTCTGACGGTAGTTTTGTATATGCAGGTAATCGTGGTCATAATAGTATTGCTGTTTTCAGTGTGGATCAAAACTCAGGTGAGCTTACATTTGTTGAACATACATCTACAGAAGGAAATTGGCCAAGAGACTTTGTATTAGATCCTACTGAAAAGTTCCTTGTTGCTACAAATGAAAAGTCACATAATCTTGTACTATTTTCAAGAAATGAAACGACAGGGAAGTTAACACTATTACAATCTGATGTTGTTGTACCAGAGCCTGTTTGTGTTAAATTTTTAAATATTTAA
- the gntK gene encoding gluconokinase — MVSSKYMIGVDIGTTSTKSVLFSTDGSVIASHGIEYPLYSPTPETAEQDPEEIFHAVINTIKETVRVSSVQPNDILCVSFSSAMHSIIAVDEKGNPLTRCITWADNRSASWAEKIKNDMNGHEIYLRTGTPIHPMSPLSKLVWLQNEQAELFAKSYKFISIKEYVFYKLYKEYVIDYSIASATGMFNLKSLKWDEEALRVAGISDEKLSKLVPTTHSLIGLDEELAKEMNVLVSTPFVVGASDGVLSNLGVNAIDPGVVAVTIGTSGAIRAVTNRPVTDPKGRIFCYALTEDHWVIGGPVNNGGMIFRWARDQLGTSEIELAKRLGKDPYEVLTEIAAKVNPGSDGLLFHPYLAGERAPLWNANARGSFFGLGLHHKKEHLIRAVLEGVIYNLYTVLLALKELIGEPKKIQATGGFARSELWRQMMADIFHQDVYVPESFESSCLGAAILGLYSLGEVDTLHVVSEMVGANFYHEPNMESVEKYKDLTLIYIRLSRQLEEEYESIAAYQKKWV, encoded by the coding sequence ATGGTGAGTTCAAAATATATGATTGGTGTAGATATTGGGACAACTAGTACAAAATCAGTTCTATTTTCTACTGATGGATCTGTTATTGCAAGTCATGGAATTGAATATCCTTTATATTCTCCCACGCCAGAAACAGCAGAACAAGACCCAGAAGAAATTTTTCATGCAGTAATAAATACGATTAAAGAAACTGTACGAGTAAGTAGTGTACAGCCGAATGATATTCTTTGTGTCTCTTTTAGTTCGGCAATGCATAGTATCATTGCTGTAGATGAAAAGGGGAATCCATTAACGAGATGTATTACATGGGCAGATAATAGAAGTGCAAGCTGGGCAGAAAAAATAAAGAATGATATGAATGGTCATGAAATTTATTTACGTACTGGGACACCAATCCATCCGATGTCACCACTTTCGAAATTAGTTTGGTTACAGAATGAGCAGGCAGAATTGTTCGCAAAAAGTTATAAATTTATTTCGATCAAAGAATATGTTTTTTATAAGTTATATAAGGAATATGTAATTGATTATTCAATAGCATCAGCAACAGGAATGTTCAATTTGAAATCTTTAAAATGGGATGAGGAAGCTCTTCGTGTTGCAGGGATTTCTGATGAAAAGCTTTCTAAACTTGTTCCAACGACGCACAGCTTAATAGGACTAGATGAAGAACTTGCAAAAGAGATGAATGTACTTGTTTCTACGCCTTTTGTAGTAGGAGCGAGTGATGGAGTACTATCAAACTTAGGTGTAAATGCAATAGATCCTGGGGTTGTGGCTGTTACAATTGGTACAAGCGGCGCGATACGTGCTGTAACAAATCGTCCTGTAACAGATCCAAAAGGTAGAATCTTTTGTTACGCTCTAACTGAAGACCATTGGGTAATCGGTGGACCAGTTAATAACGGCGGTATGATTTTTAGGTGGGCTCGTGATCAATTAGGCACTTCAGAGATTGAACTTGCGAAGCGTTTAGGAAAAGATCCATATGAAGTGCTTACTGAAATAGCAGCAAAAGTGAATCCGGGATCTGACGGTTTATTATTTCACCCGTATTTAGCGGGGGAAAGAGCTCCTTTATGGAATGCAAATGCGCGAGGATCTTTCTTTGGACTTGGATTGCACCATAAGAAAGAACATCTGATTCGTGCTGTTTTAGAAGGGGTAATTTATAACTTATATACGGTTCTACTTGCTTTAAAAGAGCTAATTGGCGAACCGAAAAAAATTCAAGCGACAGGCGGTTTTGCAAGATCGGAACTTTGGAGACAGATGATGGCGGATATCTTCCATCAAGACGTATATGTTCCCGAAAGTTTCGAAAGCTCTTGCTTAGGAGCTGCAATCCTCGGTTTATATAGTTTAGGTGAAGTAGATACGTTACATGTAGTTTCTGAAATGGTTGGGGCAAATTTTTATCATGAACCAAACATGGAAAGTGTAGAAAAATATAAAGATTTAACACTAATCTATATTCGTCTGTCACGTCAATTGGAAGAAGAATATGAAAGTATAGCAGCGTATCAAAAAAAGTGGGTTTAA
- the gntP gene encoding gluconate permease GntP, with protein sequence MNMYLLIITLLSIVIVILGVSWWRWHAFISLTIASLFLAIMSGMPMDKIVSAYETGVGSVLGHLVGILVLGTILGKMMAESGAGMQVAEFFIKSFGIKNLPWAMLIAGFIIGIPVFFEVGILILLPLVISIHKTTKQNILLITLPAIAGLSVVHGLVPPHPGAIVAIGIYKANLGKVLLYSLIITFFAAIIAGPIFAKWIHKRVIPENEPELIRVNTKSTKLPGIGVSFLVILLPVMLMVLAAAAPYVPLSTTLMKIVTLIGSPIIALLIACFAAFYFLGFRQGIDKKAIKKVTEDSLLPIGSIVAIIGAGGGFKQILIDSGVGNAIAQMSEHLALSPIVLAFMVAGLIRIATGSATVALTTAAGIVSPIVENTTGVNLELLVIATGAGALMFSHVNDAGFWMVKEYLGLTVKETLLSFIAFGGVLLLDMFV encoded by the coding sequence ATGAATATGTATCTTTTAATTATTACATTATTATCGATTGTAATTGTTATTTTAGGGGTGTCGTGGTGGAGATGGCATGCATTTATTAGTTTAACGATTGCAAGTTTGTTTTTAGCAATTATGTCTGGAATGCCAATGGATAAAATAGTGAGTGCTTATGAAACGGGAGTCGGAAGTGTTCTCGGGCATTTAGTAGGTATTTTAGTTTTAGGTACAATTTTAGGGAAAATGATGGCAGAATCAGGTGCAGGAATGCAAGTGGCAGAGTTCTTTATTAAATCCTTTGGAATAAAAAACTTACCATGGGCGATGTTAATTGCAGGTTTTATTATTGGAATTCCGGTGTTTTTTGAAGTAGGCATTTTAATATTATTGCCGTTAGTAATTTCTATTCATAAAACAACGAAACAAAATATTTTATTGATAACATTACCAGCAATTGCTGGGCTATCTGTCGTACACGGCCTTGTTCCTCCGCATCCAGGGGCAATCGTTGCAATTGGTATTTATAAAGCGAATCTTGGGAAGGTACTATTGTATTCACTCATTATTACATTTTTTGCAGCGATTATTGCAGGTCCTATATTCGCTAAATGGATTCACAAACGTGTAATTCCTGAAAATGAGCCAGAATTGATTCGTGTAAATACAAAATCAACGAAATTACCAGGAATAGGAGTTTCATTTTTAGTTATTTTGTTACCTGTTATGTTAATGGTTTTAGCTGCAGCAGCTCCTTATGTGCCTCTTTCTACTACTTTGATGAAGATTGTCACATTAATCGGTAGTCCTATAATTGCGCTATTGATTGCATGTTTTGCAGCGTTCTATTTTCTTGGATTTCGTCAAGGTATCGATAAAAAGGCGATTAAGAAGGTAACAGAAGATAGCTTATTACCAATCGGTTCTATTGTTGCGATTATTGGTGCTGGCGGCGGATTTAAGCAAATTCTTATCGATAGTGGCGTAGGGAATGCTATTGCTCAAATGTCTGAGCATTTAGCTCTATCTCCAATTGTATTAGCATTTATGGTAGCTGGATTAATTCGAATTGCGACAGGATCAGCGACAGTCGCCTTAACAACAGCAGCGGGTATCGTTTCACCAATCGTTGAAAATACGACAGGTGTGAATTTAGAATTACTCGTCATTGCAACAGGTGCAGGAGCATTAATGTTTTCTCACGTAAACGATGCTGGGTTCTGGATGGTAAAAGAATACCTAGGGTTAACAGTGAAAGAAACATTACTTTCATTTATCGCTTTTGGAGGCGTTTTATTACTCGATATGTTTGTTTAA
- the fsa gene encoding fructose-6-phosphate aldolase codes for MKFFIDTANLEDIKKAYKLGVLAGVTTNPSLVAKEGIKFEDRIAEICQAVPKVESVSAEVTPDAVTAEEMIAQAEELIKINGGDEKVTIKLPMTLAGLEACRYLTEKGVKTNVTLIFTVNQALLAARAGATYVSPFLGRLDDISEDGVLLVAKIAELFDIHQLDTQIIAASVRHPDHVTRVAMAGAHIATIPYKVIEQLAMHPLTDQGIEKFAADWAKAPKL; via the coding sequence ATGAAGTTTTTTATTGATACTGCAAATCTTGAGGACATAAAAAAAGCATATAAACTTGGAGTTTTAGCTGGTGTTACAACAAATCCGTCTTTAGTAGCGAAAGAGGGCATTAAGTTTGAAGACCGAATTGCAGAAATTTGTCAGGCAGTACCTAAAGTTGAATCTGTTTCGGCAGAAGTAACGCCAGATGCTGTTACAGCTGAAGAGATGATCGCCCAAGCAGAAGAACTGATTAAAATTAACGGTGGCGATGAAAAAGTTACAATTAAACTTCCGATGACACTAGCAGGATTAGAAGCTTGTCGCTACCTTACTGAAAAAGGTGTTAAAACGAACGTTACACTTATCTTCACGGTGAACCAAGCACTTTTAGCTGCTCGAGCAGGTGCAACGTACGTTTCTCCATTTTTAGGACGTTTAGATGATATTTCTGAAGATGGTGTGCTCTTAGTTGCGAAAATTGCTGAGCTATTCGATATTCATCAATTAGATACACAAATTATTGCAGCTTCTGTCAGACACCCAGATCATGTAACTCGTGTAGCGATGGCAGGTGCTCACATTGCAACAATCCCTTATAAAGTAATTGAACAACTTGCTATGCATCCATTAACAGATCAAGGTATTGAAAAGTTCGCTGCAGATTGGGCAAAAGCACCTAAATTATAA
- the gnd gene encoding phosphogluconate dehydrogenase (NAD(+)-dependent, decarboxylating), protein MQVGLIGLGKMGLNLGKNLMDHKHEVAAFDLNTSAVEEMKEYGATGTSSLSELVQSLQSPRILWVMVPHAVVDSVIDEVTPLLSKGDILIEAGNSHYKESIRRYEQLKKDGIHFMDAGTSGGMEGARNGACYMIGGDQEAWDIVEPIFRDTAVENGFLYAGKAGSGHFLKMVHNGIEYGMMAAIGEGFEILEKSEFDYDYEKVSKVWNNGSVIRSWLMELTENAFSKDAKLDEIKGVMHSSGEGKWTVETALDLQTATPVIAMSLLMRYRSLDNDTFTGKVVAALRNEFGGHAVEKK, encoded by the coding sequence ATGCAAGTAGGATTAATTGGTTTAGGTAAAATGGGATTAAATTTAGGGAAAAATTTAATGGATCATAAACACGAGGTAGCAGCATTTGATTTAAATACGAGCGCAGTAGAAGAAATGAAAGAGTATGGGGCTACAGGTACATCTAGTTTAAGTGAACTTGTTCAGTCATTACAATCACCAAGAATTCTTTGGGTAATGGTACCACACGCTGTTGTTGATTCTGTTATTGATGAGGTTACACCATTGCTTTCAAAAGGAGATATTTTAATTGAAGCGGGTAATTCACATTATAAAGAGTCTATTCGCCGATATGAGCAATTAAAGAAAGATGGCATTCACTTTATGGATGCAGGAACTTCTGGCGGAATGGAAGGCGCTCGTAATGGTGCTTGTTACATGATCGGAGGAGATCAAGAAGCTTGGGACATTGTTGAACCTATCTTCCGCGATACTGCTGTAGAAAATGGATTCTTATATGCTGGAAAAGCTGGTAGTGGTCACTTCTTAAAAATGGTTCACAACGGAATTGAATACGGTATGATGGCTGCTATTGGTGAAGGATTTGAGATTCTAGAGAAAAGTGAATTTGACTACGATTATGAAAAAGTATCAAAAGTATGGAACAACGGTTCAGTAATCCGTTCATGGTTAATGGAATTAACAGAAAATGCATTTTCTAAAGATGCAAAACTGGATGAAATTAAGGGTGTTATGCATTCTTCTGGTGAAGGAAAATGGACAGTAGAAACAGCATTAGATCTTCAAACAGCAACTCCTGTCATCGCAATGTCGTTATTAATGCGCTATCGCTCATTAGACAATGATACATTTACAGGAAAAGTAGTAGCAGCTCTGCGCAATGAATTTGGCGGACATGCTGTAGAAAAGAAATAA
- the tkt gene encoding transketolase, producing MTQNINQLAVNTLRTLSIDAINAANSGHPGLPMGAAPMAYALWANHLNHNPNHPKWFNRDRFVLSAGHGSSLLYSLLHLAGYDVSIDDLKSFRKLNSKTPGHPEFGHTSGVEATTGPLGQGIANAVGMAMAEAHLAAKFNKDGHSIIDHNTYALVGDGDLMEGVAYEAMSMAGHMKLGKLIVLYDSNEISLDGELNIAFSEDIQKRVESAHWQYVRVEDGNDVDAITKAIQLAKDNTDQPTLIEIRTIIGYGSPKVAGTNKAHGNPLGVEEATATKQVYGWHYEEDFFVPEEVTAHFNELKQKGIEKENEWNEQFNLYRESNPALADELEKAITGEVLIEAKDILSFDTEKTISTRVASGEAINHYVKSIPSIFGGSADLSHSTMTDIKGEAVYAVESYAGRNIYFGVREHAMGAAANGLALHGGVKPFVSTFFVFNDYLRPSIRLAALQKLPVTYVFTHDSIAVGEDGPTHEPIEQLAALRAIPGLTVIRPSDANETASAWAYALQQTDGPVVLVLSRQNLPVFHETKANIENLSKGAYVLAQTNENPDVILIATGSEVSLAASAKAKLEEDNVSVRIVAMPSWELFDHQSKEYKESVLPSSVTKRVSLEMGVSLGWERYVGQEGKILSIETFGASGTGAEVMNLFGFTTGNVVQITKNVLNS from the coding sequence ATGACACAAAATATAAATCAATTAGCAGTGAATACACTTCGTACGTTATCAATTGATGCTATTAATGCGGCAAATTCAGGTCATCCGGGTCTTCCGATGGGAGCAGCACCAATGGCTTATGCACTATGGGCGAATCATTTAAATCACAATCCTAATCATCCAAAATGGTTTAACCGTGATCGATTCGTTTTATCGGCGGGACATGGATCGAGCCTACTATATAGCTTACTTCATTTAGCTGGATATGACGTTTCAATTGATGACTTGAAAAGCTTCAGAAAGTTAAATAGTAAAACACCAGGACATCCTGAGTTTGGTCATACTTCCGGAGTTGAAGCGACTACAGGCCCGTTAGGACAAGGAATTGCCAATGCTGTCGGAATGGCAATGGCAGAAGCGCATTTAGCAGCGAAGTTTAATAAGGATGGTCACTCTATTATAGATCATAATACGTACGCTTTAGTTGGAGACGGTGATTTAATGGAGGGTGTCGCTTATGAAGCGATGTCAATGGCGGGGCATATGAAACTTGGCAAGTTAATTGTGCTGTATGATTCAAATGAAATTTCACTTGATGGTGAATTAAACATTGCTTTCTCTGAAGATATTCAGAAAAGGGTAGAATCTGCCCATTGGCAATATGTAAGAGTTGAGGATGGAAACGATGTTGATGCTATTACAAAAGCTATTCAATTAGCGAAAGACAATACGGACCAACCTACTCTTATAGAAATTAGAACCATTATAGGTTACGGAAGTCCAAAAGTTGCTGGAACGAACAAAGCACATGGCAACCCGCTTGGAGTAGAAGAGGCAACAGCGACAAAACAAGTGTATGGTTGGCATTATGAGGAAGACTTCTTTGTACCGGAAGAAGTAACAGCTCATTTTAATGAACTGAAACAAAAAGGTATTGAAAAAGAGAACGAATGGAATGAGCAGTTCAACTTATACAGAGAGTCGAACCCTGCACTAGCAGATGAATTAGAAAAAGCGATTACAGGTGAGGTTTTAATTGAAGCGAAAGACATTTTATCCTTCGATACTGAAAAAACGATTTCAACTCGTGTTGCAAGTGGGGAAGCTATTAATCATTATGTGAAATCGATTCCTTCTATTTTCGGTGGAAGTGCGGATCTTTCTCATTCCACGATGACAGATATAAAAGGTGAAGCAGTGTATGCAGTAGAATCGTATGCTGGCCGAAATATATACTTCGGTGTACGTGAACATGCAATGGGCGCGGCAGCGAATGGACTGGCTCTTCATGGAGGAGTAAAACCGTTCGTAAGTACATTCTTTGTATTTAATGATTACCTTCGTCCGTCTATTCGACTGGCTGCATTGCAAAAGTTACCTGTTACTTACGTATTCACACATGATTCGATCGCTGTAGGAGAAGATGGTCCAACGCATGAACCAATTGAACAATTGGCAGCTCTTCGGGCAATTCCTGGTTTAACAGTTATCCGCCCATCAGATGCAAATGAAACAGCAAGTGCGTGGGCTTATGCTTTACAGCAAACGGATGGTCCAGTCGTTTTAGTACTCAGCCGTCAAAATTTACCGGTGTTTCATGAAACGAAAGCGAACATAGAGAATCTTTCTAAAGGCGCTTACGTATTAGCACAAACGAATGAAAATCCGGATGTAATTTTAATTGCAACAGGTTCTGAAGTATCCTTAGCTGCTAGTGCAAAAGCGAAACTAGAAGAAGACAATGTCTCTGTTCGTATCGTTGCAATGCCAAGCTGGGAGCTATTCGATCACCAATCGAAAGAATATAAAGAATCCGTTCTTCCGTCTTCTGTAACGAAACGAGTATCTCTTGAGATGGGTGTATCTCTCGGTTGGGAACGTTATGTAGGACAAGAAGGAAAAATATTATCAATTGAAACATTTGGAGCTTCAGGAACTGGGGCTGAAGTCATGAATCTATTTGGATTTACGACAGGAAATGTTGTTCAAATTACAAAAAATGTATTGAATTCTTAA